One genomic segment of Brassica napus cultivar Da-Ae chromosome A3, Da-Ae, whole genome shotgun sequence includes these proteins:
- the LOC111214470 gene encoding uncharacterized protein LOC111214470: MVKLIQTMPAQWKMQDWITANDLGNGKFLLNIVNEEDLQSVLRQGPLHFNFCMVVLERLEPVVHDDYLWVIPFWVEVAGIPLHLWTIKNLRNFGNRLDHIDTVGLTAGRMLIDVDTRKPLTFTRMISFPEGEEVSIQIHYDKLFKHSITCRMLTDEKASCPMSSQAVNTQGDRTDVFARVQLPMNEVSRQSFLRDEKPCEKFDRYGLLDYGKSSRFSNSPTRKESHADGFMKDARASHYHNDA; encoded by the coding sequence ATGGTGAAACTGATCCAGACTATGCCGGCGCAATGGAAGATGCAGGATTGGATCACAGCTAATGATCTTGGTAATGGGAAATTTCTTCTCAACATTGTTAATGAAGAAGATCTACAATCTGTTCTTCGTCAAGGGCCTTTACACTTCAACTTTTGCATGGTTGTGCTTGAACGATTGGAACCGGTTGTTCATGATGACTATCTTTGGGTCATCCCGTTTTGGGTAGAGGTTGCAGGCATTCCACTACACTTGTGGACGATTAAGAACCTGCGAAACTTTGGTAATAGACTGGATCACATTGATACGGTTGGGCTAACAGCAGGCCGGATGCTAATAGATGTGGACACTAGGAAGCCTCTTACTTTCACTAGGATGATTTCATTTCCAGAGGGAGAGGAAGTCTCCATTCAAATCCACTACGACAAGCTCTTCAAGCATTCTATAACCTGTAGGATGTTAACAGACGAGAAAGCCTCATGTCCGATGTCTTCGCAGGCTGTAAACACTCAGGGAGACCGCACTGATGTGTTTGCAAGGGTCCAGCTCCCTATGAACGAAGTGTCTCGACAGTCTTTTCTGCGAGATGAGAAGCCATGTGAAAAGTTTGATCGTTATGGCCTCTTGGATTATGGCAAGAGTAGTCGTTTCAGTAACTCACCGACAAGGAAGGAAAGCCACGCGGACGGTTTCATGAAGGATGCTAGGGCCTCTCATTATCATAATGATGCTTAA